Proteins encoded in a region of the Pyxidicoccus trucidator genome:
- a CDS encoding porin, with protein sequence MLLSGPSSFLCSVLLAQSEPALRQPAPPLAEQVPEAAPLAAASEAPGFLSRLKLEGGVDAYFGYDFNRPADSATFIPGTGTTAKRHNEVSINLASLGVSVAPEPVGLKVLLGFGTAMDVVHLAEPEGDSTGPDVWRHVQQASLSFATGPLALEAGIYPSHIGLESFQSQLNWTYTRSWMGELSPYYQAGLKGTWTFDDNWSAQLHLINGWQTIAENNPGKALGTQVAYAGERLSAAFNTFLGEEGSDGTRLFVDGVATYRVTESLSLAATVDAGRQSRPAQDAAWWYAAGLNARVRLSEPVAVAARVEVYRDEDGLITGTAQTLTGGTVTLEVRPEEHLTLKLEARHDRSTADVFSGHDTTTDGTPERVPGQTLLVLGAVAYF encoded by the coding sequence ATGCTCCTCTCTGGACCGTCATCCTTCCTTTGCTCCGTGCTGCTCGCTCAGTCGGAGCCCGCGCTCCGTCAGCCTGCTCCTCCGCTAGCGGAGCAGGTGCCCGAGGCCGCTCCGCTCGCCGCCGCGTCGGAGGCGCCGGGCTTCCTCTCCCGCCTGAAGCTCGAAGGCGGCGTCGACGCGTACTTCGGCTACGACTTCAACCGGCCCGCGGACTCGGCCACCTTCATCCCTGGCACCGGCACCACCGCGAAGCGGCACAACGAGGTGTCCATCAACCTGGCTTCGCTCGGCGTGAGCGTGGCCCCGGAGCCGGTGGGCCTGAAGGTGCTGCTCGGCTTCGGCACCGCCATGGACGTGGTGCACCTCGCCGAGCCCGAGGGCGACTCCACGGGCCCCGACGTCTGGCGCCACGTGCAGCAGGCCTCGCTGTCCTTCGCCACCGGCCCGCTGGCGCTGGAGGCCGGCATCTACCCCAGCCACATCGGCCTGGAGTCCTTCCAGTCGCAGCTCAACTGGACGTACACGCGCTCGTGGATGGGCGAGCTGTCGCCGTACTACCAGGCGGGCCTCAAGGGCACCTGGACGTTCGATGACAACTGGAGCGCGCAGCTCCACCTCATCAACGGCTGGCAGACCATCGCCGAGAACAACCCCGGCAAGGCGCTGGGCACGCAGGTGGCGTACGCGGGCGAGCGGCTGTCCGCGGCCTTCAACACCTTCCTCGGCGAGGAGGGCAGCGACGGCACGCGCCTCTTCGTGGATGGCGTGGCCACGTACCGCGTCACGGAGTCGCTGAGCCTCGCCGCCACCGTGGATGCGGGCCGTCAGTCACGCCCCGCTCAGGACGCGGCCTGGTGGTACGCCGCCGGCCTCAACGCCCGCGTGCGGCTGTCCGAGCCCGTGGCCGTGGCCGCGCGTGTGGAGGTGTATCGCGACGAGGACGGCCTCATCACCGGCACGGCGCAGACGCTCACCGGGGGCACCGTCACCCTGGAGGTGCGGCCCGAGGAGCACCTCACCCTCAAGCTGGAGGCCCGGCATGACCGCTCGACGGCGGACGTCTTCTCCGGCCACGACACCACCACCGACGGCACTCCCGAGCGGGTGCCCGGACAGACGCTCCTGGTGCTGGGAGCCGTCGCGTACTTCTGA
- a CDS encoding Ig-like domain-containing protein, producing MESDPIPKPVKEEPPPPPPELTVTVETAGPEFCRQGTWTLSVSVTGGMPERVELIRNGRNVTSLVSPYRHTVDCATHDEGSFSFVARAVAEGLSFDSPSTLVVVDRGSPRVESWRPDTYYPSVDTQVEIVFSEPLQPESLQAAPTLLRDGNGFSVVHQTVLSEDGRVLRLVPTLPLRPPVTLHAELLQRSMTDRAGNPFQVGTGSTGSEREFSYWPFAQVGPRLSKSVTGPISFALETFPQERPVALYVEQETQDSPGKLAVARWRGDAWERLPPPLEFAARSPYPSNRMIQVSKAGAVVIAWAQTNDDTDTDWIHVMRYDGTSWTLLGAPRDTQSRITYSQMALDSDGHPVLVYEERNLDLRVVRWTGTAWEALGGPISGNPQIPTFASYPAIAVDSSEVVLAWSEVPPEATRDHVFVMRFKDGRWSRLGGLLRGTAGGGTDRVAIALRRNGDPVVAWTEWDANYDDGFVFVSQWKLTSAGEGWAPPELLLQGMTRSAGLEPPFIVIHDDEPWVSWQRRAGGTGYASYFRRHRDSSWEPEQLIAGTELYGFRVDEKGFPWVAVEGAILRPQ from the coding sequence TTGGAGTCCGACCCCATACCGAAACCCGTAAAGGAGGAGCCGCCGCCTCCTCCTCCCGAACTCACCGTCACCGTGGAGACAGCAGGGCCGGAGTTCTGCAGGCAGGGCACGTGGACGCTCTCTGTCTCCGTCACGGGGGGGATGCCGGAGCGGGTGGAGCTCATCAGGAACGGGCGGAATGTCACGAGCCTCGTCAGTCCGTACCGCCACACCGTCGACTGTGCCACCCATGACGAGGGCAGCTTTTCCTTCGTCGCCCGGGCAGTGGCCGAGGGTCTGAGCTTCGACAGCCCGAGCACTTTGGTCGTGGTGGACCGCGGGTCTCCCAGGGTCGAGTCCTGGCGCCCGGACACGTACTATCCTTCCGTGGACACGCAGGTGGAGATTGTCTTCTCCGAGCCGCTCCAGCCCGAATCGCTCCAGGCCGCGCCCACCCTGCTACGCGACGGCAACGGCTTCTCGGTCGTGCACCAGACGGTGCTCAGCGAGGACGGGAGGGTCCTCCGGCTGGTGCCGACGTTGCCACTTCGCCCGCCGGTCACCCTGCATGCCGAGCTGTTGCAACGGAGCATGACCGACCGGGCCGGCAACCCGTTCCAAGTGGGAACGGGTTCCACTGGCTCCGAGCGGGAGTTCAGCTACTGGCCCTTCGCCCAGGTGGGACCCAGGTTGAGCAAGAGCGTTACGGGCCCGATTTCTTTCGCACTGGAGACGTTCCCGCAGGAGCGGCCGGTCGCCCTTTACGTCGAGCAGGAGACGCAAGATAGCCCGGGCAAGTTGGCTGTCGCGCGGTGGCGCGGCGACGCGTGGGAGCGCCTTCCCCCACCTCTTGAATTCGCTGCGCGGTCACCCTATCCCAGCAACCGGATGATCCAGGTGTCCAAGGCTGGTGCGGTGGTGATCGCCTGGGCCCAGACCAACGACGACACTGACACGGACTGGATCCACGTGATGCGGTACGATGGCACGTCCTGGACCCTCCTGGGGGCGCCGCGCGACACCCAGTCCCGGATCACCTACTCACAGATGGCGCTGGACTCGGACGGGCACCCCGTTCTCGTCTATGAGGAGCGCAACCTCGACCTCCGGGTCGTTCGGTGGACCGGCACGGCCTGGGAGGCCCTGGGAGGTCCTATCAGTGGCAATCCGCAGATTCCAACCTTCGCCAGTTACCCGGCCATCGCCGTGGACTCGTCCGAGGTGGTGCTGGCGTGGTCGGAGGTCCCTCCAGAGGCAACCCGGGACCACGTCTTCGTGATGCGGTTCAAGGATGGGCGCTGGTCTCGCTTGGGAGGGCTGCTCCGTGGCACGGCGGGCGGAGGCACGGATAGAGTCGCTATTGCGCTGCGGAGAAATGGGGATCCAGTCGTCGCCTGGACCGAATGGGACGCAAACTACGACGACGGCTTCGTCTTCGTCTCTCAATGGAAGTTGACCTCCGCGGGCGAAGGTTGGGCTCCGCCAGAGCTGCTGCTCCAGGGGATGACACGGTCTGCCGGCCTGGAACCTCCGTTCATCGTCATCCATGACGATGAGCCGTGGGTGTCCTGGCAGCGCCGGGCGGGGGGCACTGGGTATGCCAGCTACTTCCGCCGGCACCGCGACTCGAGCTGGGAGCCCGAGCAACTCATCGCCGGGACGGAGTTGTATGGGTTCCGGGTGGACGAGAAGGGTTTCCCCTGGGTTGCGGTGGAAGGGGCCATCCTTCGCCCGCAGTAG
- a CDS encoding family 43 glycosylhydrolase, which produces MFASGCGAEHSDAALVEEAPVGAVSEALACSTRITYGDRWIRPANHPAQHDTAADLVTWDGSCVNEGTNSYAVLSNGWKPYFTGNNACVLALDTDCAGATACATRLTYGPAWLHPANHPAQYDDAGGRVFWDRACVNQSPNSYAVLSNGWAPYFSGSNACGVSFRYTGCGGLYQNPVVPTDCADPGVIHDGTRYVAACTSGGAANAFPLRTSTDLVTWTSAGVIFPSASKPTWATGDYWAPEIHKVGTRFIAYYTARHTNGKLSIGAATSNSALGPFTDLGRPLVHDTGMGMIDATFFKDTAGTPYLVWKADGNAVGQPTPIYGQQLSADGLSLVGTRRTLMSNNLAWEGGVVEAPWVVARGGYYYLFYSGNAYYNSTYAVGVARATSPLGPYTKLGAPILKTGGGWVGPGHNSVVTGPRGDTYMVYHAWNSAHTARVMLVDAITWPNGWPAVPSAPSAGSRPLP; this is translated from the coding sequence ATGTTCGCGTCCGGCTGTGGCGCAGAGCACTCCGACGCGGCGCTCGTGGAAGAGGCCCCCGTCGGCGCCGTCAGTGAGGCGCTCGCGTGCAGCACGCGCATCACCTACGGCGACCGCTGGATTCGCCCCGCGAACCACCCGGCGCAGCACGACACCGCGGCCGACCTGGTGACGTGGGACGGCAGCTGCGTCAACGAGGGCACCAACTCCTACGCGGTGCTGTCGAACGGCTGGAAGCCGTACTTCACCGGCAACAACGCCTGCGTGCTGGCGCTCGACACGGACTGTGCCGGCGCCACCGCGTGCGCGACGCGGCTGACCTACGGCCCGGCGTGGCTGCACCCGGCGAACCACCCGGCGCAGTACGACGATGCGGGCGGGCGCGTGTTCTGGGACAGGGCCTGTGTGAATCAGTCCCCCAACTCCTACGCGGTGCTGTCGAATGGCTGGGCGCCGTACTTCAGCGGCTCGAATGCGTGCGGAGTCTCCTTCCGCTACACGGGCTGCGGCGGGCTGTATCAGAACCCGGTGGTCCCCACGGACTGCGCGGACCCGGGCGTCATCCATGATGGGACGCGGTACGTCGCCGCCTGCACGTCGGGGGGAGCGGCCAACGCCTTCCCCCTGCGCACCTCGACGGACCTGGTGACGTGGACCAGCGCTGGCGTCATCTTCCCGTCCGCGAGCAAGCCGACGTGGGCGACGGGCGACTACTGGGCGCCGGAAATCCACAAGGTCGGCACGCGCTTCATCGCGTACTACACCGCGCGCCATACCAACGGAAAGCTGTCCATCGGCGCGGCCACCTCGAACAGCGCGCTCGGGCCCTTCACGGACCTGGGCCGTCCGCTCGTGCATGACACGGGCATGGGGATGATTGACGCCACCTTCTTCAAGGACACCGCCGGGACGCCGTACCTCGTGTGGAAGGCGGATGGGAATGCGGTGGGCCAGCCGACGCCCATCTACGGGCAGCAGCTGTCGGCGGATGGCCTGTCGCTGGTGGGCACTCGCCGCACGCTGATGAGCAACAACCTCGCGTGGGAGGGAGGCGTCGTCGAGGCGCCCTGGGTCGTCGCGCGGGGCGGCTACTACTACCTCTTCTACAGTGGTAACGCGTACTACAACAGCACGTACGCGGTGGGCGTCGCGCGCGCCACCAGCCCGCTGGGCCCGTACACGAAGCTGGGCGCGCCCATCCTCAAGACGGGCGGCGGCTGGGTGGGCCCGGGCCACAACTCCGTCGTCACCGGGCCGCGCGGCGACACGTACATGGTCTACCATGCGTGGAACAGCGCCCACACGGCGCGGGTGATGCTCGTGGATGCCATCACCTGGCCCAACGGCTGGCCGGCGGTGCCCTCGGCGCCTTCGGCCGGCTCCCGCCCCTTGCCGTAG
- a CDS encoding caspase family protein — translation MTLALLLAAVMASQPVAGEVEGAPRRFALAVGNNRGTGADAPLRYAERDARSVLGVLMEVGGLRREDALLVLGTDADAARDALARFERHLKAQARPGDQLFVYVSSHADSGELHLSGTRLPLREVVRFIDSAPVSVALLVVDSCQSGEAARLKGLKPIPGVLVSVERQELAGRVIITASAADESAQESDALAGSVFTHHLVAALRGAADVSGDGRVTLAEAYTYSYARTVESSLLSRAGTQHPTFHFDLQGKGDLVLSSPARATSLLTLAIDEPGDWTVSTLAGEPILGHVRKGTGAATLALPAGGYILTTRNGEHALVARVQVPDAGRAELTRDQLRPQKLEVNALKGPSPVRWMVHVGPSLGLPLVSTFGRMLGGTAALQHAWTESGVNLATAVVEVRHGRHPSGDFEQYDQSLRLGLGHLVRDWHGLQLQLTLEAGGTLSRQQQLSTRESALALQPYAGVAAGVWLPVAGPLRVSLLGNAGHTWMRTDVGNPSALSLGGSLGFGWVR, via the coding sequence ATGACGCTCGCCCTGCTCCTCGCGGCCGTCATGGCGTCGCAGCCCGTGGCCGGAGAGGTGGAAGGGGCCCCGCGCCGCTTCGCCCTCGCGGTGGGCAACAACCGGGGTACCGGGGCCGACGCGCCGCTCCGGTACGCGGAGCGCGACGCCCGTTCGGTGCTGGGCGTGCTGATGGAGGTGGGCGGGCTGCGGCGCGAGGACGCGCTGCTCGTGCTCGGCACCGACGCGGACGCGGCGCGCGACGCGCTGGCCCGCTTCGAGCGTCACCTCAAGGCCCAGGCCAGGCCGGGAGACCAGCTCTTCGTCTACGTCTCCAGCCACGCGGACTCGGGCGAGCTGCACCTGTCCGGCACGCGCCTGCCGCTGCGCGAGGTGGTGCGCTTCATCGACAGCGCCCCCGTGAGTGTGGCCCTTCTGGTGGTGGACTCGTGCCAGTCGGGTGAGGCCGCGCGCCTCAAGGGGCTGAAGCCCATTCCCGGCGTGCTGGTGAGCGTGGAGCGGCAGGAACTCGCCGGGCGCGTCATCATCACCGCGTCCGCCGCGGACGAGTCCGCGCAGGAGTCGGACGCGCTCGCGGGCTCCGTCTTCACGCACCACCTCGTGGCCGCGCTGCGCGGAGCGGCGGACGTGTCCGGAGACGGCCGCGTCACGCTCGCCGAGGCCTATACCTACTCCTACGCGCGCACGGTGGAGTCCTCGCTCCTGTCCCGCGCGGGCACGCAGCACCCCACCTTCCACTTCGACCTCCAGGGCAAGGGAGACCTCGTCCTCTCCTCGCCCGCTCGCGCCACGTCTCTGCTGACACTGGCCATTGACGAGCCCGGGGACTGGACGGTGTCCACGCTCGCGGGGGAGCCCATCCTGGGACACGTGCGCAAGGGGACGGGAGCGGCCACGCTCGCGCTGCCCGCGGGCGGCTACATCCTCACCACCCGGAACGGGGAGCACGCGCTGGTGGCCCGCGTGCAGGTCCCCGACGCCGGGCGCGCGGAGCTGACCCGCGACCAGCTTCGCCCCCAGAAGCTGGAGGTGAACGCACTCAAGGGGCCGTCGCCCGTGCGGTGGATGGTCCACGTGGGCCCCAGCCTGGGCCTCCCCCTTGTCAGCACCTTCGGGAGGATGCTGGGCGGCACCGCCGCGCTCCAGCACGCCTGGACGGAGTCAGGGGTGAACCTGGCGACGGCGGTGGTGGAGGTCCGGCACGGACGGCACCCCTCGGGTGACTTCGAGCAGTACGACCAGTCGCTGCGGCTGGGCCTGGGCCACCTTGTACGCGACTGGCATGGGCTGCAGCTCCAGCTCACCCTGGAGGCCGGCGGAACCCTGTCCCGGCAGCAGCAGCTCAGCACGCGCGAGTCAGCACTCGCCCTGCAGCCCTACGCCGGTGTGGCGGCGGGAGTGTGGCTGCCCGTGGCGGGCCCGCTGCGGGTGTCGCTGCTGGGGAACGCGGGGCACACCTGGATGCGCACGGACGTGGGAAACCCGTCCGCGCTGTCGCTGGGGGGCAGTCTCGGCTTCGGCTGGGTGCGGTGA
- the kdpF gene encoding K(+)-transporting ATPase subunit F codes for MTFEYAAGALLAVLLTVYLVYALLRPERF; via the coding sequence ATGACTTTCGAATACGCCGCAGGCGCCCTGCTGGCCGTGCTGCTCACCGTGTACCTCGTCTATGCCCTGCTCCGTCCGGAGCGGTTCTAG
- a CDS encoding RNA polymerase sigma factor: protein MRQGLSPTEIQDLYDRYAPGMYRRAFALLQREADAWDAVQEAYIRLIQSAADFRRESRPMTFVYRVITNVCLNMLRSRALRDVAPEESTAAGAVDTLAATECRDFLVKLARTLDERGLTVAALYYLDGLSQEEIAQVLGLSRKTIVREVQRISVLARSLGEPVAPRGGAA from the coding sequence ATGCGCCAAGGGCTGAGCCCCACGGAGATACAAGACCTGTATGACCGGTATGCCCCTGGCATGTACCGGAGGGCCTTCGCCTTGCTTCAGCGGGAGGCGGATGCCTGGGACGCGGTGCAGGAGGCGTACATCCGCCTCATCCAGTCCGCCGCCGACTTCCGGCGGGAGTCCCGGCCGATGACGTTCGTCTACCGGGTTATCACCAACGTCTGCCTCAACATGCTCCGCTCACGGGCCCTGCGGGACGTCGCTCCCGAAGAGTCCACGGCCGCAGGCGCCGTGGACACGCTCGCCGCCACCGAGTGCCGCGACTTCCTGGTGAAGCTGGCGCGCACGCTGGACGAGCGTGGCCTCACAGTGGCGGCGCTGTACTACCTGGACGGCCTGTCCCAGGAGGAGATTGCCCAGGTGCTGGGGCTCTCCAGGAAGACCATCGTGCGCGAGGTGCAGCGCATCAGCGTCCTGGCTCGCTCACTGGGCGAGCCCGTGGCGCCGCGAGGAGGTGCCGCATGA